From the Rhodococcus sp. NBC_00297 genome, one window contains:
- a CDS encoding purine-cytosine permease family protein — MTALGDVPPDSTLTSDSQKQSAALKETLEDYTLRFAPRSYRKWGTGVVATSALGGIAYLADFAIGANIGISYGTGNALWGILVFAVVIFLTGLPLAYYAARYNIDLDLITRGSGFGYYGSVVTNVIFATFTFIFFALEGSIMAQGLELGLNIPLPIGYAVSTLMVIPLVIYGMKALATLQVWTTPLWLILMVLPFVYLVVSNPDSIGQFMAYGGADGAAGTGVNLGSVMLAAGVCLSLIAQIAEQIDYLRFMPPKTPENSRRWWTAVLLAGPGWVIFGALKQIVGLFLAVYLIANVVDGSSIANEPVHQFLEIYENFMPGWLAMTLAVVLVVISQIKINVTNAYSGSLAWTNSYTRVTKSYPGRLVFVLFNLAIALILMEANMFDFLNNILGFYANCGIAWIAVVASDIVFNKYLLKLSPKVPEFRRGMLYAVNPVGFGSMAVSAILSILVFFGAFGPAIKPYSPIVALVLAIVLPPVLAIATKGKYYLRRTDDGIDLPMFDEYGNPSDATLLCSVSGMEFERPDMIASAKKGPNGETLYISSLSLSTDKTGEHILPEQT, encoded by the coding sequence ATGACCGCTCTCGGAGACGTTCCACCCGACTCCACGCTCACGTCCGACAGTCAGAAGCAGTCGGCGGCACTGAAGGAGACGCTCGAGGACTACACGCTGCGCTTCGCCCCGCGCAGCTACCGCAAGTGGGGGACCGGCGTCGTGGCGACGTCGGCTCTCGGCGGAATCGCCTACCTCGCGGACTTCGCCATCGGCGCCAACATCGGCATCTCCTACGGCACCGGCAACGCGCTGTGGGGAATCCTGGTGTTCGCCGTCGTCATCTTCCTGACGGGTCTGCCGCTCGCCTACTACGCGGCGCGCTACAACATCGACCTCGATCTGATCACGCGCGGAAGCGGATTCGGCTACTACGGGTCGGTGGTCACCAACGTCATCTTCGCGACGTTCACGTTCATCTTCTTCGCGCTCGAAGGGTCGATCATGGCCCAGGGCCTCGAACTGGGGCTGAACATCCCGCTGCCCATCGGGTACGCGGTGTCCACCCTGATGGTCATCCCGTTGGTCATCTACGGCATGAAGGCGCTCGCCACACTGCAGGTGTGGACGACCCCGCTGTGGCTGATCCTCATGGTGCTGCCGTTCGTCTATCTCGTGGTGAGCAACCCCGACTCCATCGGTCAGTTCATGGCCTACGGGGGTGCCGACGGTGCCGCCGGCACCGGTGTGAACCTCGGATCCGTCATGCTGGCCGCGGGTGTCTGCCTCTCGTTGATCGCTCAGATCGCGGAGCAGATCGACTACCTGCGCTTCATGCCGCCCAAGACGCCGGAGAACTCGCGTCGCTGGTGGACGGCCGTCCTGCTCGCGGGGCCGGGCTGGGTCATCTTCGGTGCGCTCAAGCAGATCGTCGGACTCTTCCTCGCCGTGTACCTCATCGCGAACGTGGTCGACGGATCGTCGATCGCCAACGAGCCGGTGCACCAGTTCCTCGAGATCTACGAGAACTTCATGCCGGGCTGGCTCGCCATGACCCTCGCCGTGGTGCTCGTGGTCATCTCGCAGATCAAGATCAACGTGACCAACGCGTACTCGGGCTCCCTGGCGTGGACCAACTCGTACACCCGCGTCACCAAGTCCTACCCCGGACGACTGGTCTTCGTGCTGTTCAACCTCGCGATCGCGTTGATCCTGATGGAAGCCAACATGTTCGACTTCCTCAACAACATCCTCGGGTTCTACGCGAACTGCGGTATCGCCTGGATCGCGGTGGTCGCCTCCGACATCGTGTTCAACAAGTACCTGCTGAAGCTGTCCCCGAAGGTGCCGGAGTTCCGCAGGGGGATGCTCTACGCGGTGAACCCCGTCGGTTTCGGCTCCATGGCGGTGTCCGCGATCCTGTCCATCCTCGTGTTCTTCGGGGCGTTCGGGCCGGCGATCAAGCCGTACTCGCCCATCGTGGCGCTGGTACTGGCGATCGTGCTGCCGCCCGTGCTGGCGATCGCGACCAAGGGCAAGTACTACCTGCGGCGCACCGACGACGGCATCGATCTGCCGATGTTCGACGAGTACGGCAACCCGTCCGACGCGACGCTGCTGTGCTCGGTGTCGGGAATGGAGTTCGAGCGGCCGGACATGATCGCGTCGGCCAAGAAGGGGCCGAACGGGGAGACGCTCTACATCTCGTCGCTGTCGCTGAGCACCGACAAGACGGGGGAGCACATCCTGCCGGAACAGACGTGA
- a CDS encoding enoyl-CoA hydratase, translated as MTIGITRNGAVLTVELQRPERRNALNTALCTEVREAVEGAEADGTRVVVITGEGTSFCAGADLSGEAIADEFPEALLSMNRALQTVSVPVIAAVNGPAVGAGTQLAIAADLRVVDSGAFFAIPSTRLAIAVDNWTVKRLVSLAGGGPARTVLLGAEQLSAEQALACGLANKLGDLDVAHAWAEEIAQLAPLSLRHLKLVFNDDGTRDEANATQLDAFAAAWASNDAVEARIARKEKRRPVFQGQ; from the coding sequence GTGACCATTGGTATCACCAGGAACGGCGCGGTTCTCACCGTGGAACTGCAGCGACCGGAGCGCCGCAACGCTCTGAACACGGCTCTGTGCACCGAAGTGCGTGAGGCGGTGGAGGGTGCCGAGGCGGACGGCACCCGCGTCGTCGTGATCACCGGCGAGGGCACGAGCTTCTGCGCGGGCGCCGATCTGTCGGGCGAAGCCATCGCCGACGAGTTCCCCGAGGCGCTGCTGTCGATGAACCGCGCGCTCCAGACGGTGTCGGTCCCGGTCATCGCCGCCGTGAACGGGCCTGCTGTGGGTGCGGGCACGCAGTTGGCCATCGCCGCAGACCTGCGGGTGGTCGACTCGGGCGCCTTCTTCGCCATTCCCTCCACCCGGTTGGCCATCGCCGTGGACAACTGGACCGTCAAGCGGCTGGTGTCGCTGGCCGGCGGCGGTCCCGCCCGGACGGTGCTCCTGGGTGCCGAGCAGTTGTCCGCCGAGCAGGCGCTGGCGTGCGGACTGGCCAACAAACTCGGCGATCTCGACGTCGCGCACGCGTGGGCCGAGGAGATCGCGCAGCTGGCGCCACTGTCGCTGCGTCACCTCAAACTCGTCTTCAACGACGACGGCACACGTGACGAGGCGAACGCCACGCAGCTCGACGCGTTCGCGGCCGCCTGGGCGAGCAACGACGCCGTGGAGGCGCGGATCGCGCGCAAGGAGAAGCGACGCCCGGTCTTCCAGGGCCAGTGA
- a CDS encoding NAD(P)-binding domain-containing protein — translation MQHVDVAVIGAGQAGLSAAYFLQRAGLRAWDDYVVLDGAPAPGGAWQFRWPSLTLETVNGVHDLPGMAFADTLAPDVDPAHVPASSAVPEYYAAYEKHFALPVRRPGRVSVVCDRDETTMRYRVEAEQGDVHARGLINCTGTWEHPFVPRYPGMETFTGRQLHTRDYTSAEEFRGEHVVVVGGGISAVQLLDEISRVTTTTWVTRREPVFLERDFTPEVGRAAVAQVEDRVRRGLPPGSVVSVTGLILTPSLREARDRGVLVRRPMFAEVTPDGVRWDDGTATRADVILWATGFRSALDHLAPLRLRGPGGGITMTGASATRVAARPSVHLIGYGPSASTIGANRAGRTAVRELLQELGET, via the coding sequence GTGCAACACGTCGACGTCGCAGTGATCGGTGCCGGGCAGGCCGGTCTGTCCGCGGCCTATTTCCTGCAGCGAGCGGGGCTGCGGGCATGGGACGACTACGTCGTGCTCGACGGTGCGCCGGCTCCCGGTGGGGCGTGGCAGTTCCGCTGGCCCTCCCTGACCCTCGAGACCGTCAACGGGGTGCACGACCTTCCGGGCATGGCGTTCGCGGATACGCTGGCCCCCGACGTCGACCCCGCGCACGTGCCCGCGTCGTCGGCGGTGCCCGAGTACTACGCGGCGTACGAGAAGCACTTCGCGCTGCCCGTGCGGCGGCCGGGACGGGTGTCGGTCGTCTGCGACCGGGACGAGACGACGATGCGGTACCGGGTGGAGGCCGAGCAGGGCGACGTCCACGCACGGGGCTTGATCAACTGCACCGGCACCTGGGAGCACCCGTTCGTCCCGCGCTACCCCGGCATGGAGACGTTCACGGGGCGCCAACTGCACACGCGCGACTACACCTCGGCGGAGGAGTTCCGCGGCGAGCACGTCGTCGTCGTCGGAGGCGGGATCTCCGCGGTGCAGTTGCTCGACGAGATCTCGCGCGTGACCACCACGACGTGGGTGACCCGCCGCGAGCCCGTCTTCCTCGAGCGGGACTTCACACCCGAGGTGGGCCGCGCTGCCGTCGCGCAGGTCGAGGATCGGGTGCGCCGCGGACTGCCGCCGGGATCGGTGGTGTCGGTGACCGGCCTGATCCTCACCCCCAGCTTGCGCGAGGCCCGCGATCGCGGCGTCCTGGTACGGCGACCCATGTTCGCGGAGGTCACACCCGACGGAGTGCGGTGGGACGACGGCACCGCCACCCGGGCGGACGTCATCCTGTGGGCCACCGGGTTTCGCAGCGCGCTCGATCACCTCGCGCCACTCCGACTGCGCGGGCCGGGCGGCGGCATCACGATGACCGGCGCGTCGGCCACTCGAGTGGCCGCGCGGCCCAGCGTCCATCTGATCGGATACGGTCCGTCGGCCAGCACCATCGGCGCCAACCGTGCGGGACGCACGGCCGTGCGGGAACTACTTCAGGAGCTGGGCGAGACGTGA
- a CDS encoding ABC-F family ATP-binding cassette domain-containing protein — MSAVVRVDDLSAYRGERTLFDGLDLTLGPGDVVGLVGANGAGKSTLLGLLAGTATGVDHDGTVSLTPSDATVGHLAQEVSRVPGETVEMFLQRRTGVRAAEDAMNAAAETLGDASASDDLYTPALERWLALGGADLPERAESVLAGLGLDAALDTEMSALSGGQAARASLAGILLARYDVLLLDEPTNDLDLAGLDQLENFVTSTQCAVMIVSHDREFLARTVTGIVELDLAQQQIAVYDGGYEAYLVERDVARRHAREEFEQYADTRSGLEDRARMQRNWLEHGVRNARRKSKDNDKASRKVRAESTEKQAAKARQTQRRIERLDVVEEPRKEWELRMEIAAAPRSGSVVVSVNSAVVERGTFRLGPVTAQIDAGDRIVVTGANGSGKTTLLHLLLGRITPTSGSVSIGSGVEIGEMDQARSAFDGPDSVADALAASVPDWPDADVRTLLAKFGLRGQAALRPSASLSPGERTRAGLALLQARGVNLLVLDEPTNHLDVPAIEQLESALETYEGTMLLVTHDRRMLDSVRSTRRWTVAQGVLQQD, encoded by the coding sequence GTGAGTGCCGTGGTCCGTGTCGACGACCTGTCCGCCTATCGCGGCGAGCGCACGCTGTTCGACGGTCTCGACCTCACCCTCGGACCCGGCGACGTCGTCGGGCTGGTCGGCGCGAACGGCGCCGGCAAGTCGACGCTGCTCGGCCTGCTGGCGGGCACGGCGACCGGGGTCGACCACGACGGCACGGTCTCGCTCACCCCGTCGGACGCCACCGTCGGCCACCTGGCGCAGGAGGTCTCCCGCGTTCCCGGTGAGACCGTCGAGATGTTCCTGCAGCGCCGCACCGGAGTGCGCGCGGCCGAGGACGCGATGAACGCGGCGGCGGAGACGCTCGGCGACGCGAGCGCGTCGGACGATCTCTACACACCGGCACTGGAGCGGTGGTTGGCGCTCGGCGGCGCCGATCTGCCCGAGCGAGCCGAGTCGGTGCTCGCCGGCCTGGGCCTGGACGCGGCGCTCGACACCGAGATGTCCGCCCTGTCCGGTGGGCAGGCGGCCCGCGCATCACTCGCGGGAATCCTGTTGGCGCGCTATGACGTCCTGCTTCTCGACGAGCCCACCAACGATCTGGATCTCGCGGGACTGGACCAGCTCGAGAACTTCGTGACGAGTACCCAGTGCGCCGTGATGATCGTCAGTCACGATCGTGAGTTCCTGGCGCGCACCGTCACCGGCATCGTCGAGCTGGACCTGGCGCAGCAGCAGATAGCGGTCTACGACGGCGGGTACGAGGCCTACCTCGTCGAGCGCGACGTGGCGCGTCGTCACGCACGGGAAGAGTTCGAGCAGTACGCCGACACCAGGTCCGGGCTCGAGGATCGCGCTCGGATGCAACGGAACTGGCTCGAGCACGGCGTGCGGAACGCTCGACGCAAGAGCAAGGACAACGACAAGGCGAGCCGGAAGGTCCGCGCCGAATCGACGGAGAAGCAAGCCGCGAAGGCGCGCCAGACCCAGCGACGCATCGAACGGCTCGACGTCGTCGAGGAGCCGCGCAAGGAGTGGGAACTGCGCATGGAGATCGCGGCGGCGCCCCGCAGCGGCAGCGTCGTGGTCTCCGTGAACTCCGCCGTCGTGGAGCGGGGGACGTTCCGGCTCGGGCCGGTGACGGCACAGATCGACGCCGGGGACCGAATCGTCGTCACCGGCGCCAACGGCTCGGGCAAGACCACCCTGCTGCACCTGTTGCTGGGCCGCATCACGCCGACCAGTGGATCCGTGAGCATCGGCTCCGGAGTCGAGATCGGCGAGATGGACCAGGCCCGTTCGGCTTTCGACGGACCCGACTCGGTCGCCGACGCGCTGGCAGCCTCCGTTCCGGACTGGCCGGACGCCGACGTCCGCACACTCCTGGCGAAGTTCGGTCTCCGCGGACAGGCCGCCCTGCGGCCGTCGGCATCCCTGTCCCCCGGCGAGCGCACCCGAGCGGGACTCGCGCTGCTGCAGGCCCGAGGGGTGAACCTGCTCGTGCTCGACGAGCCCACCAACCACCTCGACGTCCCCGCCATCGAGCAGCTCGAATCGGCACTGGAGACCTACGAGGGAACGATGCTCCTGGTCACCCACGACCGGCGGATGCTCGACTCGGTGCGCAGCACGCGCCGGTGGACCGTCGCGCAGGGCGTTCTGCAGCAGGACTGA
- a CDS encoding helix-turn-helix transcriptional regulator produces the protein MSPVKRGTTLPIHNRIGVLRAERRMTRAQLAELVEVNPQTVGALERGDHYPSLDLAMRICDVFGLPVEAVFSRTEFAPLSTEVYRRTQPEEGTPR, from the coding sequence ATGAGTCCGGTCAAACGCGGGACCACGCTCCCCATCCACAACCGCATCGGTGTGCTGCGCGCCGAGCGTCGGATGACCCGCGCCCAGCTCGCGGAACTCGTCGAGGTCAACCCGCAGACGGTCGGCGCACTCGAACGCGGCGACCACTACCCGAGCCTCGATCTCGCGATGCGCATCTGCGACGTGTTCGGGCTGCCGGTCGAGGCGGTGTTCTCGCGTACCGAGTTCGCGCCGCTGTCCACGGAGGTCTACCGACGCACCCAGCCCGAGGAAGGGACACCACGATGA
- a CDS encoding ABC transporter ATP-binding protein: MSGSTLEIDDLHKRYGETVALDGVGFTVNPGEVFGFVGSNGAGKTTTMRITLGVLGADSGEARLNGQPIDLNVRRTIGYMPEERGLYPKMKVGAQLKYLAELHGLSTSDASAAVATWTERLGIDGRVNDTVDSLSLGNQQRVQLAAALIHDPAVLVLDEPFSGLDPVAVDTMSEVLLEKARTGVPVLFSSHQLDLVQRLCDRVGIIGSGRMKAVGNVDELRGKSGTTLEVHAPAAPAGWADALTGVTTVSHSDGRTSLSLAPEADDQAVLAAALATGPVHEFARSTPSLTDLYREVVA; this comes from the coding sequence ATGAGCGGCTCGACTCTCGAGATCGACGACCTGCACAAGAGATACGGCGAGACCGTCGCACTCGACGGCGTCGGGTTCACCGTGAATCCCGGCGAGGTGTTCGGGTTCGTCGGCAGCAACGGTGCCGGCAAGACCACGACGATGCGCATCACCCTCGGCGTGCTGGGAGCCGATTCGGGAGAGGCACGCCTGAACGGGCAGCCCATCGACCTGAATGTGCGCCGCACCATCGGGTACATGCCGGAGGAGCGTGGGCTGTACCCGAAGATGAAGGTGGGGGCGCAGCTGAAGTACCTGGCCGAGCTGCACGGGCTGTCCACGTCCGACGCCTCCGCCGCGGTCGCGACCTGGACCGAGCGCCTCGGCATCGACGGCCGGGTGAACGACACGGTCGATTCACTGTCACTGGGAAACCAGCAGCGAGTCCAGTTGGCCGCAGCCCTGATTCACGATCCCGCCGTCCTGGTGCTGGACGAACCCTTCTCGGGTCTCGACCCCGTGGCCGTCGACACCATGAGCGAGGTGCTTCTCGAGAAGGCCCGCACCGGTGTCCCCGTGCTGTTCTCGAGCCACCAGCTCGATCTGGTGCAGCGCCTGTGCGATCGGGTCGGCATCATCGGTTCCGGCCGGATGAAGGCCGTGGGCAACGTCGACGAACTGCGCGGCAAGTCCGGCACCACCCTCGAGGTGCACGCCCCGGCCGCTCCCGCCGGCTGGGCCGACGCGCTGACCGGGGTCACCACCGTGTCGCACTCCGACGGGCGCACCAGCCTGTCGTTGGCGCCCGAGGCGGACGACCAGGCGGTGCTCGCCGCAGCGCTCGCCACCGGACCCGTGCACGAGTTCGCCCGCAGCACACCGTCCCTGACCGACCTGTACCGAGAGGTAGTGGCATGA
- a CDS encoding ABC transporter permease: MSEKPTTRSPLSAGRAIALVARREFDVQVRKKSFLISNAIVLLFIVGGIVAFSIFSGGSDSEDRTPLGLVGDQSLSQTLTAVGDQLGAPVEVREIGSADEARTQVTDGDVDVALVPGTGGAYTAVTEDTVDGTLKAVIDSAVAAQAQNDALTGLGVDPATVTSATSAATVTVEAVDPPDPAQGQRLALSFIAVILLYAQIITFGMYVAMGVVEEKSSRVVELLLSTVRPLQLLWGKVIGIGVVGLVQLTAYGAAGLIAGTATGTLTVTGTAVSVFVSTIGWFVLGFAFFAVLYAAGGSMVSRQEDVNSTTMPLLIVILAMFFAAFSSIDDPGATLPTVLSWIPPFSAILMPLRIAAGVADPIQIVGTIVLMIVATLVLAVVAAKIYQRSILRIGRTVSWKEALGRA; the protein is encoded by the coding sequence ATGAGCGAGAAGCCGACCACCCGATCACCGCTCTCGGCGGGACGAGCCATCGCGCTCGTCGCCCGGCGCGAGTTCGACGTCCAGGTGCGGAAGAAGAGCTTCCTGATCTCCAACGCCATCGTGCTGCTGTTCATCGTCGGCGGCATCGTCGCGTTCTCGATCTTCTCCGGCGGCAGCGACTCCGAGGACCGGACGCCCCTCGGGCTGGTCGGTGACCAAAGCCTGTCCCAGACCCTCACCGCGGTGGGCGATCAACTCGGCGCTCCCGTCGAGGTCCGCGAGATCGGCTCGGCGGACGAGGCTCGCACGCAGGTCACCGACGGCGACGTGGACGTGGCGCTCGTCCCCGGGACCGGCGGCGCGTACACGGCCGTCACCGAGGACACCGTCGACGGCACCCTGAAGGCCGTCATCGACAGCGCGGTCGCCGCGCAGGCGCAGAACGACGCCCTCACCGGGCTGGGAGTCGATCCCGCCACCGTCACCTCGGCGACGAGCGCCGCCACGGTCACGGTCGAGGCCGTCGATCCGCCCGATCCCGCACAGGGTCAACGACTCGCGCTGAGTTTCATCGCCGTCATCCTGCTGTACGCCCAGATCATCACTTTCGGCATGTACGTCGCGATGGGTGTCGTGGAGGAGAAGTCGTCCCGGGTCGTCGAACTGCTGCTCTCCACCGTGCGCCCGCTGCAGCTGCTGTGGGGCAAGGTGATCGGCATCGGTGTGGTCGGACTGGTGCAGCTCACCGCGTACGGCGCCGCCGGCCTCATCGCGGGCACGGCCACCGGCACGCTCACGGTCACCGGTACCGCCGTCAGCGTCTTCGTCTCCACCATCGGCTGGTTCGTGCTGGGCTTCGCGTTCTTCGCGGTGCTCTACGCCGCCGGCGGCTCCATGGTGTCGCGCCAGGAGGACGTCAACTCGACGACCATGCCGCTGCTGATCGTGATCCTGGCGATGTTCTTCGCGGCGTTCTCGTCCATCGACGACCCGGGAGCGACACTGCCGACCGTCCTGTCGTGGATTCCCCCGTTCTCCGCCATCCTCATGCCGCTGCGCATCGCGGCGGGCGTCGCGGACCCGATCCAGATCGTGGGCACCATCGTGCTGATGATCGTCGCCACCCTGGTTCTCGCCGTCGTCGCGGCCAAGATCTACCAGCGCTCCATCCTGCGCATCGGCCGCACGGTGTCCTGGAAGGAGGCGCTCGGGCGCGCCTGA
- a CDS encoding carboxyl transferase domain-containing protein: MTTSAQQFLDAVLDPGTFLSWDRAPLVVAADEQYLADLERARTRSGVDEAVLTGAGTVGGRHVAVVVCEFAFLAGSIGVAAAERITLAVERATAEGLPLIASPTSGGTRMQEGTAAFVQMVKIAAAVTLHKDVGLPYLVHLRHPTTGGVFASWGSLGHVTFAEPGALIGFLGPRVYQALYGQDFPEGVQTAENLFRCGVIDAVVPPADVRGVLERALVVLQDEPEATPENAQPSDEGADTSVSAWHSVLLSRRDDRPGVRELLATNVSHHIPLSGTGRGDFDSTVTLSLTRFRGRSCVLFGQDRTGQTPENTMGPGALREALRGMRLAEQLGLPLVLVIDTLGASLSREAEEHGLAPGIARCISTLITLRTPTVSVLLGQGTGGGALALLPADRVVAAQHAWLAPLPPEGASAIVHRDTAHAPAMAEAQGIRPVDLRSARIVDTIVPEDPDAADEPHRFMGRLGTAIARELDTVTALDPGVRQSERLRRFRTLGQ; the protein is encoded by the coding sequence ATGACGACCTCGGCGCAGCAGTTCCTCGACGCGGTGCTCGATCCCGGGACTTTCCTCTCGTGGGATCGGGCACCGCTCGTCGTCGCGGCGGACGAGCAGTACCTCGCCGACCTCGAGCGCGCACGAACCCGGAGCGGAGTGGACGAGGCGGTCCTGACGGGTGCGGGCACCGTCGGCGGGCGGCACGTCGCCGTGGTGGTGTGCGAGTTCGCGTTCCTCGCCGGATCCATCGGTGTGGCCGCGGCGGAGCGCATCACCCTGGCCGTGGAACGGGCCACGGCGGAGGGGCTTCCGCTGATCGCGTCCCCCACTTCCGGCGGCACGCGCATGCAGGAGGGCACCGCGGCGTTCGTACAGATGGTGAAGATCGCCGCGGCGGTGACCCTGCACAAGGACGTCGGCCTGCCCTACCTCGTCCATCTCCGGCACCCCACGACGGGCGGCGTGTTCGCGTCGTGGGGATCGCTCGGCCACGTCACGTTCGCCGAACCCGGTGCCCTCATCGGGTTCCTCGGACCGCGGGTCTACCAGGCCCTCTACGGCCAGGACTTCCCCGAGGGCGTGCAGACGGCCGAGAACCTGTTCCGCTGCGGCGTGATCGACGCGGTCGTCCCTCCCGCCGATGTCCGCGGCGTCCTCGAACGGGCCCTGGTGGTTCTGCAGGACGAACCGGAGGCGACCCCCGAGAACGCGCAACCGTCCGACGAGGGTGCGGACACCTCCGTGTCGGCGTGGCACTCGGTTCTCCTCAGTCGGCGCGACGACCGACCCGGTGTGCGAGAGCTGTTGGCAACGAACGTCTCTCATCACATCCCGCTGAGCGGCACGGGGCGCGGCGACTTCGACTCCACCGTCACCCTGTCCCTCACCCGGTTCCGCGGACGATCGTGCGTCCTGTTCGGGCAGGATCGCACCGGGCAGACGCCGGAGAACACCATGGGGCCCGGTGCGCTTCGAGAAGCGTTGCGCGGCATGCGTCTCGCGGAGCAGCTGGGCCTGCCGCTGGTCCTGGTGATCGACACGCTCGGCGCATCGCTCTCACGTGAGGCCGAGGAGCACGGGTTGGCTCCCGGAATCGCGCGCTGCATCTCGACGCTGATCACCCTCCGCACTCCCACCGTGTCGGTCCTGCTGGGGCAGGGCACCGGCGGCGGCGCGCTCGCACTGCTTCCCGCCGACCGCGTCGTGGCCGCGCAGCACGCCTGGCTGGCGCCGCTCCCGCCGGAAGGGGCGAGTGCCATCGTGCACCGCGACACCGCACACGCGCCCGCGATGGCCGAGGCGCAGGGCATCCGGCCCGTCGACCTCCGGTCGGCCCGGATCGTCGACACCATCGTGCCCGAGGACCCGGATGCCGCCGACGAACCGCACCGGTTCATGGGTCGCCTCGGGACCGCGATCGCTCGCGAACTCGACACCGTCACCGCCCTCGACCCGGGCGTCCGACAGTCCGAGCGACTGCGTCGGTTCAGGACGCTGGGGCAGTAG
- a CDS encoding CGNR zinc finger domain-containing protein translates to MHLNPYGEYAVRLAVDIVNSPPTDAVEFESRCLEAGMSDDTVAMHTDLARAEVFFEEWLGVVDAPTHEQRALALNALLAQTSAYPRLTNHADDGWHLHYRDPDLPLADVVRALVSVGTALHLVGRGMHRLGRCSADDCDRVYADFSRTGRQRYCGTACSNRDAVRRHRAKATAPAS, encoded by the coding sequence GTGCACCTCAACCCTTACGGAGAATATGCGGTCCGGCTGGCCGTCGACATCGTGAACTCGCCCCCGACCGATGCGGTGGAGTTCGAGAGCCGGTGCCTCGAGGCGGGCATGTCCGACGACACGGTGGCCATGCACACCGATCTGGCCCGCGCGGAGGTGTTCTTCGAGGAGTGGCTCGGCGTGGTCGACGCGCCGACGCACGAGCAACGGGCGCTCGCACTGAACGCGTTGCTCGCGCAGACCTCGGCATACCCGAGGTTGACGAACCACGCCGACGACGGCTGGCACCTGCACTACCGGGATCCGGATCTGCCGCTCGCGGACGTCGTACGCGCGCTGGTGAGCGTCGGTACCGCGCTGCATCTGGTGGGCCGCGGCATGCACCGTCTCGGTCGGTGTTCGGCGGACGACTGCGACCGTGTCTACGCCGACTTCTCCCGTACCGGTCGCCAACGGTACTGCGGCACGGCCTGTTCCAACCGCGACGCGGTCCGGCGGCACCGCGCGAAGGCTACTGCCCCAGCGTCCTGA
- a CDS encoding GOLPH3/VPS74 family protein has product MTLIAEDLLLLLLDDGTGKPVVDSTKLPRVLAGAVILELAMDGTVSVAGDNETTKKGRLAVSGARTVSDPILERAVEAIETAKRPMTPKSAVEKLHKDIREQVVARVVERGFVGEEKGKVLGLFPTTTWPTLDSSHEDRVRETLHSVLIDGLDPDARTSAVVALLSAIDATHKVFPDADKRAVKNRAKDIAQGEWASDAVRKAVQDVYTAVTVAVMVPVMAGTSGS; this is encoded by the coding sequence ATGACCCTGATTGCCGAGGATCTGCTGCTTCTTCTGCTGGACGACGGAACGGGCAAGCCCGTCGTCGACAGCACCAAGCTGCCGCGGGTGCTCGCCGGCGCGGTGATTCTCGAGCTCGCGATGGACGGCACCGTGTCGGTGGCCGGCGACAACGAGACGACGAAGAAGGGCCGGCTCGCGGTGTCCGGCGCTCGAACGGTGTCGGATCCGATACTCGAGCGGGCCGTGGAGGCGATCGAGACGGCCAAACGTCCGATGACGCCGAAGTCGGCCGTCGAGAAGTTGCACAAGGACATTCGCGAGCAGGTGGTCGCCCGCGTCGTCGAGCGGGGTTTCGTCGGCGAGGAGAAGGGCAAGGTCCTGGGGCTGTTCCCCACCACCACGTGGCCGACGCTCGATTCGTCGCACGAGGACCGGGTCCGCGAGACGCTGCACTCCGTCCTGATCGACGGTCTCGATCCGGATGCGCGGACGTCCGCGGTGGTGGCGTTGCTGTCGGCGATCGACGCGACGCACAAGGTCTTTCCCGATGCGGACAAGCGCGCGGTGAAGAACCGTGCCAAGGACATCGCGCAGGGGGAGTGGGCGAGCGATGCCGTGCGCAAGGCGGTGCAGGACGTCTACACCGCGGTCACCGTGGCGGTGATGGTTCCCGTCATGGCCGGTACGTCGGGGAGCTGA